In one window of Prionailurus bengalensis isolate Pbe53 chromosome B3, Fcat_Pben_1.1_paternal_pri, whole genome shotgun sequence DNA:
- the GTF2A2 gene encoding transcription initiation factor IIA subunit 2, translating to MAYQLYRNTTLGNSLQESLDELIQSQQITPQLALQVLLQFDKAINSALAQRVRNRVNFRGSLNTYRFCDNVWTFVLNDVEFREVTELIKVDKVKIVACDGKNTGSNTTE from the exons ATGGCATATCAGTTATACAGAAAtaccactttgggaaacagtctCCAGGAGAGCCTGGATGAGCTCATACAG TCTCAACAGATCACCCCCCAACTTGCTCTCCAAGTTCTCCTTCAGTTTGATAAGGCTATAAATTCAGCATTGGCCCAGAGGGTCAGGAACAGAGTCAACTTCAGG ggcTCTCTAAATACGTACAGATTCTGCGATAATGTGTGGACTTTTGTATTGAATGATGTTGAATTCAGAGAGGTGACAGAACTTATTAAAGTGGATAAAGTGAAAATTGTAGCCTGTGATGGTAAAA ATACTGGCTCCAATACTAcagaatga